In the Alistipes sp. ZOR0009 genome, one interval contains:
- a CDS encoding UvrD-helicase domain-containing protein, translated as MFIWEKGSLNEEQEAAILEDNSVLLIACPGSGKTRTLTYKIAYELGRLNSNKEFVIAITYTNNAADEIKERVELLGVDTTQLWIGTIHGFCMEWILKPYHLYSDRLKNGFKICNSFDSEKLLTTICKKYSNPKVTFYDFQYYATTNGTYKFTSKSCNQNEHIKAILKEYFGLLKDNNQLDFEQILFYAYELLKTKPIISKILCKLFPFILIDEYQDTKDIQYQIISKILSANRGCSKTLIVGDPNQSIYHSLGGFPMPKNDLEKLFGFDLVQLSLDKNYRSSEAIIKYFDYFKTFTTPIIAFGDNKNYKSMITYNSTISLDNLIDEIAKLILFNVHEAGINPNQICIAAPQWVHIASITRKLMIRLPDFSFDGPGMAPFSRDIDNFWFKVSRIILTEPSPYMYVRRLRWSKEVLHELEAAGVDVSNISNKEFLNICNAIKVNENDGLTYLCLFFEQICKRLKININHFPLLEEHQTSFFASSESRIQKLIDEGNPFIGEIENFRKVFRQKDGITVSTIHGVKGEEYDTVIGFALLNDYIPHFNDNNGYENSKKLLYVLASRARKNLHLISEKYRQVHSRYAPEGKSPTPHLLEYNYDYTEKY; from the coding sequence ATGTTTATTTGGGAAAAAGGCAGTCTAAATGAAGAGCAGGAAGCAGCGATCTTAGAAGATAATAGTGTGTTATTAATTGCATGTCCGGGTAGTGGCAAAACCAGAACCCTGACATACAAGATTGCATACGAATTGGGGAGGCTAAATTCCAATAAAGAATTTGTTATTGCCATTACCTACACAAACAATGCTGCCGACGAAATCAAAGAGCGGGTTGAATTATTAGGAGTAGATACGACTCAACTATGGATTGGAACTATTCACGGATTCTGTATGGAGTGGATATTAAAACCTTACCATCTCTATTCTGATAGATTGAAAAACGGTTTTAAAATTTGCAATTCTTTTGATAGCGAAAAACTACTAACCACCATATGCAAAAAATATTCAAACCCCAAAGTTACCTTTTATGATTTTCAATATTATGCTACTACAAATGGAACCTATAAGTTTACTTCAAAAAGCTGTAATCAGAATGAGCATATAAAAGCTATTTTAAAGGAATACTTCGGGTTATTAAAAGACAATAATCAACTGGACTTTGAGCAGATACTCTTCTATGCTTATGAGTTATTGAAAACAAAACCAATTATTAGCAAAATACTTTGCAAACTGTTCCCATTTATCTTAATTGACGAATATCAAGACACAAAAGATATACAGTACCAAATCATTTCAAAAATTCTTTCTGCAAATAGGGGGTGCTCAAAAACCTTAATTGTTGGTGATCCCAATCAGTCAATTTATCATTCGTTAGGAGGTTTTCCAATGCCTAAAAATGATTTAGAGAAATTATTCGGATTTGATTTGGTACAGTTGAGTTTAGATAAAAATTATAGGTCATCAGAAGCTATCATTAAATATTTTGACTATTTCAAAACGTTTACAACACCAATCATTGCTTTTGGAGATAATAAGAACTATAAAAGTATGATTACCTATAACTCAACCATTTCATTGGATAATTTGATTGATGAAATAGCAAAACTAATTTTATTCAACGTACATGAAGCGGGAATAAATCCAAATCAGATTTGTATAGCAGCGCCACAATGGGTACACATTGCAAGTATTACCAGAAAATTAATGATTAGACTACCTGATTTTAGTTTCGACGGTCCGGGTATGGCCCCTTTCTCAAGAGACATTGATAATTTCTGGTTTAAAGTATCAAGGATAATTTTAACTGAACCATCTCCCTATATGTATGTTCGACGTTTACGTTGGAGCAAAGAAGTTCTGCACGAACTCGAAGCAGCAGGTGTAGATGTATCTAATATCTCAAATAAAGAGTTCTTAAATATATGCAACGCTATTAAAGTGAACGAGAATGATGGCCTAACATATTTATGCTTATTTTTTGAACAGATTTGCAAAAGGTTAAAAATCAATATTAACCATTTCCCTTTATTAGAAGAGCATCAAACTTCTTTTTTTGCGAGTTCTGAAAGCAGAATACAAAAATTGATAGACGAAGGTAATCCTTTCATTGGAGAGATAGAGAACTTTAGAAAAGTCTTTAGGCAAAAAGATGGAATAACAGTTTCAACTATTCACGGTGTGAAAGGAGAAGAATATGACACTGTTATAGGTTTTGCCTTGCTTAATGATTATATTCCTCATTTCAACGATAATAACGGATATGAAAACTCAAAAAAATTGCTTTATGTTTTAGCATCCCGAGCAAGGAAGAATTTGCATTTGATTTCAGAAAAATATAGACAGGTTCATTCTCGTTACGCTCCAGAAGGGAAAAGTCCGACTCCACATTTACTTGAATATAATTACGACTACACAGAAAAGTATTAA